In Providencia rettgeri, the following proteins share a genomic window:
- a CDS encoding porin, with product MKYKLLALIIPTLLTTNVANSAEMYNKDGNKLDVYGQIDVRHHIAKSRSGEDGDDSRVRLGLKGDTQITDQLIGFGRFEWETKTNQSESTEENSNRLAYAGLKFADYGSLDYGRNYGVIYDTNAWTDVLPLWGADTMDQEDNYMLSRNRNLLTYRNNNTFGYIDGLSFALQYQGKNGEQNLSSGDELTDNGDGFGLSTAYELGYGISLGGGYSSSSRTPKQKDATTSSATGKRAEAWNVGGKFEYEDLYLAVMYGQTLNMSRFGNDNMESVANKTQNLEVVALYSFDFGLTPSIGYNYSKGKNLGSFGDKELVNYIAVGSAYDFNKNLSAVIDYKINLLNDNDFTDHYKVNTDNVLGLGLVYQF from the coding sequence ATGAAGTACAAATTACTCGCACTCATTATTCCAACACTACTTACTACTAATGTTGCTAACTCCGCTGAAATGTACAATAAAGATGGTAATAAGCTTGATGTGTATGGGCAAATCGATGTTCGCCATCATATTGCTAAAAGCCGTAGTGGCGAAGATGGTGATGACTCACGTGTCAGATTGGGGCTAAAAGGTGACACACAAATCACCGACCAACTCATTGGCTTTGGGCGTTTTGAATGGGAAACTAAAACTAACCAATCAGAATCAACTGAAGAAAATAGCAATCGTTTAGCTTATGCAGGCTTAAAATTTGCAGATTACGGCTCTCTTGATTATGGCCGCAATTATGGTGTTATCTATGATACCAATGCTTGGACAGACGTATTACCTCTCTGGGGAGCGGATACGATGGATCAAGAAGATAACTACATGCTAAGCCGTAACCGCAATTTACTCACTTATCGCAATAATAATACCTTTGGTTACATTGATGGTTTAAGCTTTGCACTACAATATCAAGGTAAAAATGGCGAACAAAACCTATCATCCGGTGATGAATTAACCGATAACGGAGATGGTTTTGGTTTATCTACAGCTTATGAATTAGGTTATGGTATTTCCCTTGGCGGTGGTTACTCCTCATCTTCCCGTACACCAAAACAAAAAGATGCCACAACTAGCAGTGCGACTGGTAAACGCGCTGAAGCTTGGAACGTCGGGGGAAAATTTGAATACGAAGACCTGTATCTCGCAGTCATGTATGGCCAAACGCTTAATATGAGCCGTTTTGGTAATGATAATATGGAGTCAGTAGCAAATAAAACTCAGAACCTTGAAGTGGTTGCCTTATATTCTTTTGACTTCGGTTTAACCCCATCAATTGGCTATAACTATTCCAAAGGTAAAAACTTGGGCAGCTTTGGTGATAAAGAACTAGTAAATTATATCGCTGTCGGATCTGCATATGATTTCAATAAAAATCTAAGTGCTGTCATCGACTATAAAATCAATTTATTAAATGATAATGATTTTACCGACCACTACAAAGTCAATACCGATAATGTCCTTGGCTTAGGGTTAGTGTATCAGTTCTAA
- a CDS encoding glutathione peroxidase, whose amino-acid sequence MAPFHQLAATSLGGQLISMKDYADKVVLVVNTASHCGFTPQYNGLESLYKKYAPQGFVVLGFPCNQFGKQEPGGAEEIAQTCFINYGVSFPMFEKVDVNGSSAHPIFRYLKNELPGLMGGRIKWNFTKFLIGRDGKPLKRFAPFTTPEKMEATILSALKI is encoded by the coding sequence ATGGCCCCCTTTCATCAATTAGCAGCGACAAGTCTCGGCGGGCAACTTATCTCTATGAAAGACTACGCTGATAAGGTGGTTCTCGTCGTTAATACCGCCAGTCATTGTGGTTTTACACCACAATACAACGGCTTAGAATCACTCTACAAGAAATATGCTCCTCAGGGCTTTGTGGTACTGGGTTTCCCCTGTAATCAGTTTGGCAAACAAGAACCCGGTGGCGCTGAGGAAATCGCGCAGACCTGCTTTATTAATTACGGCGTGAGCTTTCCAATGTTCGAAAAAGTCGACGTTAATGGAAGCTCAGCTCACCCAATATTCCGTTACCTGAAAAACGAGCTACCAGGTCTAATGGGTGGGCGGATCAAGTGGAACTTTACTAAATTCTTGATCGGGCGTGATGGTAAACCGCTCAAACGCTTCGCGCCATTCACTACTCCTGAAAAAATGGAAGCAACAATCCTTTCGGCACTTAAAATTTAG
- the guaA gene encoding glutamine-hydrolyzing GMP synthase: MTTNIHKHRILILDFGSQYTQLIARRIREIGVYCELWAWDVTEEQIREFNPNGIILSGGPESTTESDSPRAPDYVFNAGVPVLGICYGMQTMSMQLGGAVEVSGEREFGYANVEITEQCELFRDIHDSLNEAGKPVLDVWMSHGDKVTAIPADFKTIASTPSCPYAIMANEEKKFYGVQFHPEVTHTHQGLNILTRFVKDICRCEALWTPAAIIEDTVARLKEQIGDDHVLLALSGGVDSSVTALLLNRAIGKRLTCVFVDNGLLRLNEADQVMEMFAGKFDLNIIHAKAEDRFLNALAGISDPEAKRKKIGHVFIEVFDEESSKLPNIKWLAQGTIYPDVIESAASATGKAHVIKSHHNVGGLPDDMKLGLVEPLKELFKDEVRKIGLELGLPYDMLYRHPFPGPGLGVRVLGEVKKEYCDLLRRADAIFIEELHKADLYHKVSQAFTVFLPVRSVGVMGDGRKYDWVVSLRAVETIDFMTAHWAHLPYDFLGRVSNRIINEVEGISRVVYDISGKPPATIEWE, from the coding sequence ATGACAACAAATATCCATAAACATCGCATTCTTATTCTTGATTTCGGCTCGCAATATACACAGCTGATCGCCCGTCGTATCCGTGAAATTGGCGTTTACTGTGAACTCTGGGCGTGGGACGTTACAGAAGAACAAATTCGAGAATTTAATCCAAACGGTATCATTCTTTCTGGTGGGCCAGAAAGTACGACTGAATCAGATAGTCCACGTGCTCCTGATTACGTATTTAATGCGGGCGTTCCTGTATTAGGTATTTGTTATGGCATGCAAACCATGTCAATGCAACTGGGTGGTGCAGTTGAAGTTTCTGGTGAACGTGAGTTCGGTTATGCTAATGTTGAAATCACCGAGCAATGTGAATTATTCCGTGATATTCATGACTCTCTGAACGAAGCGGGTAAACCAGTACTAGATGTCTGGATGAGCCATGGCGATAAAGTGACTGCAATTCCAGCAGACTTTAAAACCATTGCCAGTACACCAAGCTGCCCATATGCCATCATGGCAAATGAAGAGAAAAAATTCTACGGTGTGCAATTCCACCCAGAAGTCACTCACACTCACCAAGGCTTAAATATTTTAACGCGTTTCGTTAAAGATATTTGTCGCTGTGAAGCCCTATGGACACCAGCTGCAATCATCGAAGACACAGTCGCCCGTTTAAAAGAACAAATTGGTGATGACCATGTACTGCTCGCATTATCGGGCGGTGTTGATTCATCAGTTACCGCACTGTTATTAAACCGCGCAATTGGTAAACGTTTAACCTGTGTATTCGTTGATAACGGTTTATTACGTTTAAATGAAGCAGACCAAGTGATGGAAATGTTCGCGGGTAAATTTGACCTGAACATCATCCATGCAAAAGCCGAAGATCGCTTCTTAAATGCATTAGCTGGGATCAGCGATCCAGAAGCTAAACGCAAAAAAATTGGTCACGTCTTTATCGAAGTATTTGATGAAGAGTCATCTAAGCTGCCTAATATCAAATGGTTGGCTCAAGGAACAATTTACCCAGATGTTATCGAATCAGCAGCATCCGCAACCGGTAAAGCACACGTTATCAAGTCTCACCATAACGTAGGTGGTCTGCCGGATGACATGAAGCTTGGTTTAGTTGAGCCATTAAAAGAGCTGTTTAAAGATGAAGTCCGTAAGATTGGTCTAGAACTAGGTCTGCCGTATGACATGTTATATCGCCACCCATTCCCAGGCCCAGGCTTAGGGGTTCGCGTATTAGGCGAGGTGAAGAAAGAGTACTGTGACTTATTACGTCGCGCAGACGCTATCTTTATCGAAGAACTGCACAAAGCGGATTTATATCATAAAGTTAGCCAAGCATTTACCGTATTCTTACCTGTTCGCTCTGTTGGCGTCATGGGCGATGGCCGTAAATATGACTGGGTTGTTTCACTGCGTGCAGTAGAAACCATCGACTTTATGACCGCGCATTGGGCTCATTTACCTTATGACTTCCTCGGCCGCGTTTCAAACCGCATCATTAATGAGGTCGAAGGCATTTCTAGGGTTGTATATGATATCAGCGGCAAACCGCCTGCGACTATTGAGTGGGAATAA
- the guaB gene encoding IMP dehydrogenase: MLRIKKEALTFDDVLLVPAHSTVLPNTADLSTQLTANIRLNIPMLSAAMDTVTESDLAIALAQEGGIGFIHKNMTIERQAEEVRRVKKHESGVVTDPVTVTPDTTIREVQEMAERNGFAGYPVVAKDNSLVGIITGRDVRFVTDLDQPVTAVMTPKERLVTVKEGEAREIVLQKMHEKRVEKALVIDDNFHLLGMITVKDFQKAERKPNACKDEQGRLRVGAAVGAGAGNEERVDALVAAGVDVLLIDSSHGHSEGVLQRIRETRQKYPELQIIGGNVATAEGAKALADAGVSAVKVGIGPGSICTTRIVTGVGVPQITAIAEAAEALEGTGIPVIADGGIRFSGDISKAIAAGAACVMVGSMFAGTEESPGETILFQGRTYKAYRGMGSLGAMSKGSSDRYFQSDNAADKLVPEGIEGRVAYKGRLKEIIHQQMGGLRSCMGLTGCGTIDALRTKAEFVRISGAGIQESHVHDVTITKESPNYRLGQ, encoded by the coding sequence ATGTTACGCATTAAAAAAGAAGCACTAACTTTCGACGACGTTTTACTCGTTCCTGCACACTCAACGGTATTACCAAATACTGCAGACTTATCAACTCAACTGACTGCAAACATCCGCCTGAACATCCCTATGCTTTCTGCAGCCATGGATACTGTCACTGAATCTGATCTTGCTATCGCATTGGCACAAGAAGGTGGCATTGGCTTCATCCATAAAAACATGACTATCGAGCGCCAAGCGGAAGAAGTTCGCCGTGTGAAAAAGCATGAAAGTGGTGTGGTTACTGACCCTGTCACCGTAACGCCAGATACGACCATTCGTGAAGTGCAAGAAATGGCTGAGCGTAATGGGTTCGCGGGTTATCCTGTTGTTGCTAAAGACAACTCGTTAGTCGGTATCATTACAGGCCGTGACGTCCGTTTCGTGACAGATTTAGACCAACCTGTTACTGCTGTGATGACGCCAAAAGAGCGTTTAGTGACCGTCAAAGAAGGTGAAGCACGTGAAATTGTTTTACAAAAAATGCATGAAAAACGTGTTGAAAAAGCCTTAGTGATCGATGATAACTTTCATTTGTTAGGGATGATCACCGTAAAAGATTTCCAAAAAGCAGAACGTAAACCAAACGCGTGTAAAGACGAGCAAGGCCGTTTACGTGTTGGTGCTGCGGTTGGTGCTGGTGCAGGAAATGAAGAGCGTGTTGATGCACTGGTGGCCGCTGGCGTTGATGTTTTATTAATTGACTCATCACATGGCCATTCAGAAGGCGTATTACAACGTATTCGTGAAACCCGCCAAAAATACCCTGAATTACAAATCATAGGCGGTAACGTTGCAACAGCTGAAGGGGCTAAAGCCTTAGCAGATGCAGGTGTTAGCGCAGTTAAAGTGGGTATTGGTCCGGGTTCTATTTGTACCACTCGTATCGTAACAGGTGTAGGTGTACCGCAAATCACAGCGATTGCAGAAGCGGCAGAAGCACTTGAAGGTACGGGTATTCCTGTTATTGCGGATGGTGGTATTCGTTTCTCAGGCGACATCTCTAAAGCTATCGCAGCAGGCGCAGCCTGTGTGATGGTCGGCTCAATGTTCGCAGGAACAGAAGAGTCTCCTGGAGAAACTATTTTATTCCAAGGCCGTACTTACAAAGCATATCGTGGTATGGGCTCACTTGGTGCGATGTCTAAAGGTTCGTCAGACCGCTACTTCCAATCGGATAATGCGGCAGATAAATTAGTGCCAGAAGGGATTGAAGGCCGTGTCGCGTATAAAGGCCGTTTAAAAGAAATCATTCATCAACAAATGGGTGGTTTACGTTCCTGTATGGGGCTGACAGGTTGTGGTACTATTGATGCATTAAGGACAAAAGCAGAGTTTGTTCGTATCAGTGGAGCCGGTATCCAAGAAAGCCACGTCCATGATGTTACTATCACGAAAGAATCTCCAAACTATCGTTTGGGGCAATAA
- the xseA gene encoding exodeoxyribonuclease VII large subunit: MSTSQNSAIYSVSKLNQTVRELLDNQMGRIWLTAEISNFSQPSSGHWYLTLKDDRAQVRAAMFRGQNARVTFRPQNGQQVLVRATVTLYEPRGDYQLILESMQPAGEGLLQQRFELLKQTLSAQGLFDIIHKKPLPSPAKSVGIITSATGAALHDILNILRRRDPSLPIIIYPTAVQGEMAPAQIARMIELANLRQECDVLIVGRGGGSLEDLWAFNEEIVARAIFSSQLPIISAVGHETDVTIADYVADVRAPTPSAAAELVSRNQLEMLRQLKSAQQHLEIAMDYYIAGQQQRFARLHHRLQQQHPQLRLARQHNQLNLLQQKLTQSMTRQLQSSTAKFEKVNRRLLQNDLRPQLQKQQRQLQQTQYHLQNMVTSLVNSYRQRFAVACSKMEAVSPLATLARGFSISETAKGTVLKKTSQVKVGQPLRTRLNDGWVESQVTHIEKVKAKRVSK, from the coding sequence ATGTCGACATCACAAAATAGCGCAATTTACTCTGTTAGCAAGCTTAACCAGACAGTTCGAGAACTTCTTGATAACCAAATGGGTCGTATTTGGCTAACCGCAGAAATTTCTAATTTTTCGCAGCCAAGTTCAGGTCATTGGTATCTCACCTTAAAAGATGATCGGGCTCAGGTTCGTGCAGCCATGTTCCGTGGGCAAAATGCGCGAGTCACTTTCCGCCCTCAGAATGGCCAACAGGTGTTAGTCAGAGCGACCGTCACCTTATATGAGCCGCGAGGCGACTATCAATTAATCCTTGAAAGCATGCAGCCAGCTGGTGAAGGCTTACTACAACAGCGTTTTGAGCTATTAAAACAAACGCTAAGCGCACAAGGCTTATTTGATATTATTCATAAAAAACCGCTCCCTAGCCCTGCTAAATCTGTCGGTATCATTACCTCAGCAACGGGTGCGGCACTGCATGACATTTTAAATATTTTGCGTCGTCGTGACCCTTCCCTGCCTATCATCATCTACCCAACGGCCGTTCAAGGTGAGATGGCGCCAGCACAAATTGCTCGAATGATTGAGCTAGCAAACCTACGTCAAGAATGCGATGTGTTGATCGTCGGTCGCGGTGGCGGCTCACTTGAAGATTTATGGGCATTTAATGAAGAAATCGTTGCTAGAGCCATTTTTTCTAGTCAACTGCCTATAATTAGCGCTGTTGGCCATGAGACCGATGTGACCATTGCCGACTATGTCGCGGACGTAAGAGCTCCAACCCCATCGGCGGCCGCTGAGCTTGTTAGCCGTAATCAATTGGAAATGCTCCGCCAGCTAAAATCAGCGCAGCAACACCTTGAAATAGCGATGGATTACTATATAGCAGGTCAACAACAAAGATTTGCTCGTTTGCATCATCGCCTACAACAACAGCACCCGCAATTGCGGTTGGCGAGGCAACATAACCAACTCAATCTATTGCAGCAAAAGCTGACGCAGTCGATGACGCGGCAACTACAAAGTTCAACGGCTAAATTTGAAAAAGTTAATCGTCGTTTACTGCAAAATGATTTGCGTCCTCAATTGCAAAAACAGCAGCGTCAGTTGCAGCAGACACAGTATCATTTGCAGAATATGGTCACGAGTTTGGTTAATAGTTACCGCCAACGTTTCGCAGTGGCTTGTTCGAAAATGGAAGCGGTTAGCCCATTAGCGACCCTAGCTCGCGGGTTTAGTATAAGTGAAACCGCTAAAGGCACCGTGTTGAAAAAAACCAGCCAAGTGAAAGTTGGTCAACCACTGAGAACTCGCCTTAATGATGGCTGGGTTGAAAGCCAAGTCACCCACATTGAGAAGGTTAAAGCCAAAAGAGTATCGAAATAA